A stretch of DNA from Hoeflea ulvae:
CTCGAGGAAGCCAACCGGCTGTCGCCGCTGTTTTCGGTGAACCGCGGCAATCTCATGTCGTTTCACGAGGCCGATCATCTGCGCGGCACGACAAAAACGTCGCTGCGCGCCCATATCGATGCACTGCTCAAAGAAGCTGGCCTCGACCAGCGCGCGGCACGGATCGAACTGGCCTGCTATCCCCGCGTCTTCGGTCAGGTCTTCAATCCGCTGTCGGTCTATTATGCCTATGATGGCAACGAGAAGCTTCTGGCGCTCGTCTACCAGGTCCGCAACACCTTCGGCGAAAGCCACACCTATGTCTGCAAAATTGAACCCGGCGAAATCACCGCAGCCGGCATCCGCCAGAGCCGGTCCAAGCTCTTCTATGTCTCCCCCTTCATCGAAATGGACATGCACTACCATTTCCGCATGAGCGTCCCCGGAGAGCATCTGCGCTGGCGCATTCTGGAAACGGATCAGTCCGGCCCCTTGCTTGCGGCGACCTATAGCGGCGCCCGCAAGCCACTGGGTACGGTATCAATTTCGGCTTGCCTCTTGCAGATTCCGCTTCTGACGTGGAAGATTGTCGGCGGCATCCACTATGAAGCGCTGAAATTGTGGCTCAAGGGGATGCGTCTAGTGCCGCGTCCGGCGCCGCCCCCAACTGCGAGCTTTCGCGATCAGGGAAAGTTCGATCGTCAGGTGGCAACGCCGCGGCGCACCGACAAATGGCGAGACGGAGGAGGCTGCGCGTATGAAGACTGAAGCCACCTGGAATCAGCAAAACGCCCCTGAGCGGCTGTCGGCCGACAATATTTCGGCCTATCTGCGCGGATTGCCTGCCAAGGCCAAGATGATGCTGCGCGGCCTTTTGCACATGGGCCATGGCAAATTGTCGATCCGGATGCCGGATGGTCGAACCGTTCGCGTCGAAGGCCATTCGGAAGGCCCCGAGGCGACCCTGATCCTGCACAACTGGAATCTGGCGCACCGGGCTTTGACCGGCGGCACCATAGGTGTGGCCGAATCCTATATGGACGGCGACTGGGAAAGCCCCGATGTCACCGTTTTCCTAGAATTGTTCCTGGTCAACATGGAGCTTGGCGACAAGCTCGCGGGCGGCGCCCGCGGCATTGCCCGCGTGGTCGAGCTGATCCGCCACTGGCTGAGGTCGAACTCGCGCAGCCAAGCCAGGAAGAACATCTCCGCCCATTACGATCTCGGCAATGCCTTCTATTCAAAATGGCTTGACGAGACGATGACCTATTCCTCGGCGCTCTACGCCGACGGCGCCAATGATCTGGCCAGTGCGCAGACCGCCAAATACCGGGCGCTGGCCCAGGCTGCCGGCATCAAGCCCGGCGATCATGTGCTCGAGATCGGCTGCGGCTGGGGCGGTTTTGCTGAATATGCGGCGCGCGAAATCGGCTGCCGCGTCACCGGACTGACCATTTCCAACGAGCAGCTGGCATTCGCCCGCCAGCGCATCGAAAAGGCCGGACTGTCCGACAAGGTCGAGTTCCGCTTCCAGGACTACCGCGACGAAACCGGCCAGTATGACCGCGTTGTCTCCATCGAGATGTTCGAAGCGGTCGGCGAGAAATACTGGCCGGTCTATTTCAACAAGGTGCGGCAATGCCTCAAGCCCGGCGGCAAGGCCGGACTGCAGATCATCACCATCGCGCCGTCGGCCTACAAGGCCTACCGCTCCAATCCGGACTTCATCCAGCGTTACGTCTTTCCCGGCGGCATGTTGCCGACGGAAAATCACCTGGTCTCGCTCGGCGAGGCCGCGGGGCTCCGGCAGGTCGGCCACCGCGCCTTCGGTCCCGATTACGGCCGCACGCTGGCCGAATGGCGGCAACGCTTCTGGGACGCCTGGGAGGACATCCAGCCGATGGGGTTCGACATCCGCTTCAAGCGGCTGTGGGAGTTCTATCTCTATTATTGCGAGGCAGGCTTCCGCTTCGGCCACATCAATGTTCGCCAGGTCGTCTACAGCTGATCAGCCGGGAGCGCTGACCGGTCCGCCTCCGCAGCAAAGCTGCGGCGGGTGAACCATTTGCGCCATAGGTTCGTAAACACCATCACAGTTGAAACCGTCACCGGTCCTGACCGCAAGGCTCCGGCCATCATTTGGATGAAGCATTGGCCACAGCCTCCACCCCTGCGTCTGCGCGGCAGCCCATCGCCCTGCCAAAAATCATCGCCTATGCGCTGCCGGCCATCCCGCTGGCGGCCCTCACCCTGCCGCTCTATGTGCTGGTTCCTACTTTTTACACCGAAACCCTCGGGCTCTCGCTCGCCTCCGTTGGCTTCGCGCTGCTGCTTGTCCGGATCTTCGATGCCGTCAATGATCCGCTGATCGGTTGGGCCGCCGACCGCTTCCGGCCCCGCTTCGGCCGCCGCCGCTCGTTGTTTGCCCTCAGCCTGCCGCTGACGGCGATCTCGGCCTTCATGCTGTTCTGGCCACCAGTTGGTGTGACAACGGCCTGGCTGGTCGGCTGGGGCCTGATGCTGTCGCTTGGCTATACCGCGGCGCTGATCCCGTTTTCGGCCTGGGGCGCGGAACTGGCAACCGATTACCACGGCCGCTCGCGGGTCACCGGCTGGCGCGAAGGCCTGACGCTGGTCGGTACCCTGATCGCCATCGCCCTGCCCTTTGCCATCGGCTTTGATCGGGCCACCGGCGTGCATGGACTGGCAGCTCTCGCGCTGGTCATTCTGATTGCCTTGCCACTGTTTGGCACTGTGGCGATTATCTTCACGCCCGAACCGGCGGAACATTCGCGCAGCCGGGTCAATCTGAAATCGGGCCTCGCCCACCTTGCCCGCAACCGGCCATTTCTCCGGCTGATCGCAGCCTTCTTTCTCAACGGCCTGGCCAATGGCATACCGGCGACGCTGTTTTTGTATTTCGTCTCGGCCCGGCTCGGCCTGCCCGATGCCCGCGGCCCCTTGCTGTTTTTCTATTTTCTCTGCGCCATCGCCGGTGTGCCGCTTGCCACCTGGGCAGCGCGTCGGGTCGGCAAGCACCGGGCCTGGTGCTACGGCATGCTGGCTGCCTGCCTGGCCTTTGCGCCCGCACCCGTGTTGCCCGAAGGCAGCCTGATCGCCTTCGCCGCCATCTGCGCCATCACCGGTCTGTTGCTGGGCTTTGATCTGGCACTTCCGCCCGCCATTCAGGCCGATGTCATCGATGTCGACACCGCAGCCTCGGGCGAGCAGCGCTCGGGAACCTATTTCGCCGCCTGGAGCCTTGCCACCAAACTCTCGCTCGCCGGCGGCGTCGGCATCGTGTTTCCGGTTCTGGCCGGGTTCGGCTTTGATCCGGCCTCAAGCAGCGAAACGGGCGCTGGCCTGACGGCGCTGGCAATCGCCTATGCCTGGGTTCCGATTGCCGCAAAGCTCGTCAGCATCGCCATCATGTGGAATTTCCCGCTCGACGAAGCCGCGCAAAAATCGCTTCGGGGCCAGATAGAGGCTGGCTGAAGACCAGCCTTACTCAGTCTCGAGCGGCCGCTTCTTCCACCCCGTCGCCGCATTCATCAGCGCGAAATAGGCCGGATAGGGCAGAAACTGCAGCGCCTTGAGCACATAGGTAAACCGGCGCGGGAATGTGATTTCAAAAGAGGTTGATTTCAGCCCCTCGGCGATCCGGCGCGCGGCCTCCTCGGGCTGCAGCAAGGCCGGCATCTCGAAGGCATTGTCGGCCGTTGCCGGGGTGTCGACAAAGCCGGGATTGATCACCTGTATCCGTACCCCGAACTTGTCGAGATCGAATTTCAGGCTCTCGGCCATATTGATCAGCGCCGCCTTGGTCGCGCCATAGGCCGCACTTGTCGGCATGCCGCCATAGCCGGTGACCGAGGACACAATCGCGATCTGGCCACGCCCGCGCACCTTCATCCTTGCCACCGCTGGCACCAGCCCATTGACCACGCCCGACAGATTGACCGCAAAACTCTTGTCGAAATCAGCCACCTTGAGCGTCTCGCCATGCACCGGCAGGTAGACCCCGGCATTGAACACGGCAAGTGCCAGGCCATTGCCGACCGCGTCGATCAGGCCGGCAAGCTCCGCCATCGCCTGCTCATCGGTCACATCGCCGGGTGCGGCGCGGAT
This window harbors:
- a CDS encoding SDR family NAD(P)-dependent oxidoreductase, whose amino-acid sequence is MSSYTATPSDGSAWVTGASSGIGRDLALKLAREGYTVYATARSEDALQELARESGTLKGEIRAAPGDVTDEQAMAELAGLIDAVGNGLALAVFNAGVYLPVHGETLKVADFDKSFAVNLSGVVNGLVPAVARMKVRGRGQIAIVSSVTGYGGMPTSAAYGATKAALINMAESLKFDLDKFGVRIQVINPGFVDTPATADNAFEMPALLQPEEAARRIAEGLKSTSFEITFPRRFTYVLKALQFLPYPAYFALMNAATGWKKRPLETE
- a CDS encoding SAM-dependent methyltransferase — protein: MKTEATWNQQNAPERLSADNISAYLRGLPAKAKMMLRGLLHMGHGKLSIRMPDGRTVRVEGHSEGPEATLILHNWNLAHRALTGGTIGVAESYMDGDWESPDVTVFLELFLVNMELGDKLAGGARGIARVVELIRHWLRSNSRSQARKNISAHYDLGNAFYSKWLDETMTYSSALYADGANDLASAQTAKYRALAQAAGIKPGDHVLEIGCGWGGFAEYAAREIGCRVTGLTISNEQLAFARQRIEKAGLSDKVEFRFQDYRDETGQYDRVVSIEMFEAVGEKYWPVYFNKVRQCLKPGGKAGLQIITIAPSAYKAYRSNPDFIQRYVFPGGMLPTENHLVSLGEAAGLRQVGHRAFGPDYGRTLAEWRQRFWDAWEDIQPMGFDIRFKRLWEFYLYYCEAGFRFGHINVRQVVYS
- a CDS encoding MFS transporter — its product is MATASTPASARQPIALPKIIAYALPAIPLAALTLPLYVLVPTFYTETLGLSLASVGFALLLVRIFDAVNDPLIGWAADRFRPRFGRRRSLFALSLPLTAISAFMLFWPPVGVTTAWLVGWGLMLSLGYTAALIPFSAWGAELATDYHGRSRVTGWREGLTLVGTLIAIALPFAIGFDRATGVHGLAALALVILIALPLFGTVAIIFTPEPAEHSRSRVNLKSGLAHLARNRPFLRLIAAFFLNGLANGIPATLFLYFVSARLGLPDARGPLLFFYFLCAIAGVPLATWAARRVGKHRAWCYGMLAACLAFAPAPVLPEGSLIAFAAICAITGLLLGFDLALPPAIQADVIDVDTAASGEQRSGTYFAAWSLATKLSLAGGVGIVFPVLAGFGFDPASSSETGAGLTALAIAYAWVPIAAKLVSIAIMWNFPLDEAAQKSLRGQIEAG
- a CDS encoding DUF1365 domain-containing protein — protein: MTAPLKHPVQIDTDTRAPACLYVGEVMHQRMKPVGHRFAYKVYSLLLDLDRLEEANRLSPLFSVNRGNLMSFHEADHLRGTTKTSLRAHIDALLKEAGLDQRAARIELACYPRVFGQVFNPLSVYYAYDGNEKLLALVYQVRNTFGESHTYVCKIEPGEITAAGIRQSRSKLFYVSPFIEMDMHYHFRMSVPGEHLRWRILETDQSGPLLAATYSGARKPLGTVSISACLLQIPLLTWKIVGGIHYEALKLWLKGMRLVPRPAPPPTASFRDQGKFDRQVATPRRTDKWRDGGGCAYED